One stretch of Camelus bactrianus isolate YW-2024 breed Bactrian camel chromosome 21, ASM4877302v1, whole genome shotgun sequence DNA includes these proteins:
- the TCHHL1 gene encoding LOW QUALITY PROTEIN: trichohyalin-like protein 1 (The sequence of the model RefSeq protein was modified relative to this genomic sequence to represent the inferred CDS: inserted 2 bases in 1 codon): protein MPQLLGDVLCVIETFRKYARVDGDEATLTCRELKELLRGEFGEILQPPATIQATERNLNLPDIDSNGTTSFDEFILAIFNLLKVCRLDIESLLNSEPRQVSKPEEIRDDMDLQGTCGTGQRTEGTSSTQDKVVFPPEMASSTQLSPKEVGAAGHDRVNPQGDTTTHKLPGEASGHIDHKNQHLEGDEQSQEVAQDVAAIGDSGETKKPTVGSAQISSPSRRKKQDKEILRKAGKPAREQAGTKTGEQFGEQEGNLGMQSSPLGETTQRPSEDQDAVGGEKGAKGPSKTQEPPLQGKDEPSSDHADPPEQAAAQKPFQMQKSTDPEDDSGTAETQVPPVQDTKDLPVQGDSRNFSETLNVRVERKQVRGPEVHETAGQKENERKTQPPALEDQTEDVKNQELQESAKGKNAEEDSKTQKLSSEGRDQKYLEIEGAVSPGEEAGHDEEGTAEVPVSSKNVPEAEETPGAREGTQELTRLENQSGGENKKVTKIHNKPVKEDDGHQREDPEPTVTQTDERSSETPDSLTPEDGDSSSGTSGLSVQGDSQRQADPPRECVQGSPNNNPDHQQQVAPGENNRIHGAAVLAAGAEDEQLSEEQEWPVGKEHRSQGSGTKSPGPAVEPSGPPEAQESAVGDENRKSLETGPLGVLNAGFTGQLSPKQLPAKKCRRQELKVQGSRTKEEDGAPETQEVPVQRLHEYSSVPPKTHLETEEPAKWEEEEDESPQELAGEQNLAKKEHDLSVPKSDIEGRMQRDRGLCSVARGAVCSTPLYEYLQEKIRQQTNIAQKEHQNQAQTASAPSPVLRGDQRSAPLTNELSDGPVSFSDSQALQQYTRELLPDERPAGAKQTAPPQASEHKQGHPQRXEPQREASTPKQ, encoded by the exons ATGCCTCAGCTCCTGGGAGATGTCCTCTGTGTAATCGAGACATTCCGCAAGTACGCCAGGGTGGACGGTGATGAGGCGACGCTGACCTGCAGAGAGCTGAAGGAGCTCCTCCGGGGCGAGTTTGGGGAGATTCTTCAG CCACCTGCCACCATCCAGGCTACAGAGAGAAACTTGAATCTTCCGGATATTGACAGCAATGGCACCACCAGTTTTGATGAATTTATTCTTGCAATTTTCAACTTGTTGAAAGTCTGTCGTCTTGACATAGAATCATTACTTAATTCAGAACCTAGACAAGTGTCTAAACCAGAGGAGATACGAGATGACATGGATCTTCAGGGGACCTGTGGAACTGGCCAGCGGACAGAGGGAACTTCATCAACTCAAGACAAAGTGGTGTTTCCTCCAGAAATGGCATCCTCAACTCAGCTCAGCCCTAAGGAAGTGGGAGCAGCTGGACACGATAGGGTGAACCCCCAGGGAGACACTACAACTCACAAACTGCCAGGAGAAGCATCCGGGCACATTGACCATAAGAACCAACACCTGGAAGGAGACGAACAGAGCCAGGAAGTGGCCCAAGATGTAGCAGCAATAGGAGACAGTGGGGAGACAAAGAAGCCAACAGTAGGATCAGCACAGATCAGCAGTCCCTCCAGGAGGAAGAAGCAAGATAAGGAGATTCTCAGGAAGGCAGGTAAACCAGCCAGGGAACAAGCTGGCACTAAGACAGGAGAGCAGTTTGGAGAACAGGAAGGGAACTTGGGAATGCAAAGTTCTCCACTAGGAGAAACAACACAGAGACCATCTGAAGATCAGGACGCTGTAGGAGGAGAAAAGGGTGCTAAGGGGCCCTCTAAAACACAGGAGCCACCACTGCAAGGAAAAGATGAGCCCAGCTCAGACCATGCTGACCCGCCAGAACAAGCTGCTGCCCAGAAACCATTTCAGATGCAGAAATCAACTGATCCTGAGGATGATAGTGGAACAGCTGAGACCCAAGTACCTCCGGTACAAGATACCAAAGACCTGCCAGTGCAAGGTGACAGCAGAAATTTTTCAGAAACACTTAATGTTAGAGTTGAAAGGAAACAGGTAAGAGGCCCTGAGGTCCATGAAACAGCAgggcagaaagaaaatgagagaaaaactcAGCCACCAGCCCTGGAAGACCAAACAGAGGACGTGAAGAATCAGGAACTCCAGGaatcagcaaaaggaaagaatgcTGAAGAAGACTCTAAGACACAAAAGTTAAGCTCAGAAGGAAGAGATCAGAAATATCTTGAAATTGAAGGAGCAGTCAGCCCAGGAGAAGAGGCAGGACACGATGAGGAAGGCACAGCAGAAGTACCTGTGAGCAGCAAAAACGTCCCTGAAGCAGAAGAGACGCCAGGAGCAAGAGAAGGAACACAGGAGTTGACACGACTCGAGAACCAGTCTGGAGGAGAAAATAAGAAGGTCACCAAGATCCATAACAAGCCAGTCAAGGAGGATGATGGTCACCAGAGGGAGGATCCTGAGCCAACAGTCACACAGACTGATGAGAGGTCTTCTGAAACCCCCGACAGCCTGACTCCAGAAGATGGGGACAGCAGCTCAGGGACAAGTGGCCTGTCTGTGCAAGGGGATTCCCAGCGTCAAGCAGACCCACCCAGAGAGTGTGTGCAAGGAAGTCCCAATAATAACCCAGACCACCAGCAGCAGGTAGCCCCAGGTGAGAACAACAGAATTCACGGGGCGGCGGTGCTGGCAGCTGGAGCAGAGGATGAGCAGCTCTCCGAGGAACAGGAGTGGCCTGTTGGAAAAGAGCACAGGAGTCAGGGCTCAGGGACCAAAAGCCCAGGGCCAGCAGTGGAGCCCAGTGGACCCCCAGAGGCACAGGAGTCCGCAGTGGGAGATGAAAACAGAAAGTCCCTGGAGACTGGGCCCCTGGGTGTCCTGAATGCAGGCTTCACGGGCCAGCTCTCCCCAAAGCAGCTCCCTGCAAAGAAATGTAGAAGACAGGAGCTAAAGGTCCAGGGCTCAAGGACCAAGGAGGAGGATGGAGCACCAGAGACCCAGGAGGTGCCAGTACAACGTCTGCATGAGTACAGTTCAGTCCCCCCAAAGACACACCTGGAGACGGAGGAACCTGCAaaatgggaggaagaggaggatgaaagCCCCCAAGAGCTGGCAGGAGAACAGAATCTAGCCAAGAAGGAACATGATCTTTCAGTCCCCAAGTCAGACATTGAAGGGAGGATGCAGAGAGACCGAGGGCTCTGTTCTGTGGCAAGGGGTGCAGTCTGTTCGACTCCACTGTACGAGTACCTGCAGGAGAAGATACGGCAGCAAACAAACATAGCCCAAAAGGAGCACCAAAATCAAGCTCAGACAGCCAGTGCACCAAGCCCAGTGCTCCGCGGAGACCAGCGGAGTGCACCCCTCACCAATGAGCTCTCAGATGGTCCTGTCTCTTTCAGTGACAGCCAAGCATTACAACAGTACACCAGGGAGCTTCTGCCTGATGAGCGCCCTGCTGGTGCAAAGCAAACAGCACCTCCCCAGGCCTCGGAACATAAGCAGGGTCACCCTCAGAG GGAACCACAAAGGGAAGCAAGCACCCCAAAGCAATGA